From a region of the Candidatus Poribacteria bacterium genome:
- the murC gene encoding UDP-N-acetylmuramate--L-alanine ligase, producing MFGKTRHIHIIGIGGAGLSGIAEILLDLGFKVTGSDIKKSDTTEHLRNIGATVFYGHAAVQMQGADVVVASPAIPPENSELLAAQDQKIPIVRGAEMLNEITRMRYSVAVSGTHGKTTTTAMTATVLSSLDPTVVVGGKLVNGSHARSGEGDVMVIEADEAYGSIEMFYPTVAVVTSVDADHLDYYSSVTEIGETFLKFINKVPFYGTAVLCLDAENIQKFIPRIEKRYLTYGLETGADLVAEGIVVEGPTSRYRIRKDGHLYGEIHLKMPGRHNISNSLAAIAVGLELDIPFDQIRERLESFAGVHRRFEILGKANNIIIVDDYAHNPAKLKAALSGARDGYKRRIVAVFQPHRYQRVRDLADEFSRSFYQADVLIVTSIYGAGEAPIENVTAEKLAQAIQAHGHRQVLYVPDTDEVTNVLMEITQPDDIVITLGAGDISKVGREFLTRLQAKN from the coding sequence ATGTTTGGAAAAACGCGACATATTCATATCATCGGCATCGGCGGTGCTGGCTTAAGCGGTATTGCTGAAATCTTGCTCGACCTCGGATTTAAGGTGACCGGTTCGGATATCAAAAAATCTGATACAACGGAACACCTACGAAACATTGGAGCCACTGTCTTCTATGGACATGCCGCAGTGCAGATGCAAGGTGCCGATGTTGTCGTTGCTTCCCCCGCTATTCCGCCTGAAAATTCGGAGCTCCTCGCTGCACAGGATCAAAAAATCCCTATCGTTAGGGGTGCTGAGATGCTCAATGAAATTACCCGGATGCGCTATAGCGTGGCAGTCAGCGGAACACATGGAAAAACAACTACGACTGCAATGACTGCTACGGTCCTGAGCAGTCTTGATCCAACGGTCGTTGTGGGCGGAAAACTCGTGAACGGCAGCCATGCCCGGAGTGGTGAAGGCGATGTCATGGTAATTGAAGCCGACGAGGCTTATGGTTCTATTGAGATGTTCTATCCGACTGTGGCTGTTGTCACATCGGTCGATGCTGACCATCTCGATTATTATAGTAGTGTTACCGAAATTGGGGAGACCTTTCTCAAATTCATCAATAAGGTGCCTTTTTATGGCACAGCTGTTCTCTGCTTGGATGCAGAGAATATTCAGAAATTTATTCCCAGAATCGAGAAACGCTATCTTACCTACGGGCTTGAAACTGGGGCTGATTTGGTCGCTGAAGGAATCGTTGTTGAGGGACCTACATCCCGCTACCGAATCCGGAAAGATGGACATCTCTACGGTGAAATCCATCTTAAAATGCCCGGACGTCATAATATCTCTAATTCCTTAGCAGCCATAGCAGTCGGACTTGAGTTGGATATCCCATTTGACCAGATTCGCGAAAGACTTGAGTCGTTTGCTGGCGTACACCGGCGTTTTGAAATACTTGGTAAGGCTAATAATATTATCATTGTTGATGATTACGCACATAATCCAGCGAAATTAAAAGCAGCACTCAGTGGTGCCCGAGATGGCTACAAACGGCGTATCGTCGCAGTTTTTCAACCGCATCGCTACCAACGTGTCAGGGACTTGGCAGATGAATTCTCCCGCTCCTTTTATCAGGCAGATGTACTTATTGTTACTTCAATCTACGGTGCTGGCGAAGCTCCTATTGAAAATGTCACCGCTGAGAAATTGGCACAAGCAATACAGGCGCATGGGCATCGACAAGTCCTGTACGTACCAGACACAGATGAAGTTACGAATGTTCTTATGGAGATAACCCAGCCAGACGATATTGTTATTACACTCGGGGCTGGAGACATCAGTAAGGTAGGACGAGAATTTTTAACAAGACTTCAGGCGAAAAATTAA
- the murG gene encoding undecaprenyldiphospho-muramoylpentapeptide beta-N-acetylglucosaminyltransferase, with translation MTDSKFYDTNLSDANSLYQTTVEEWATEKKVVIAGGGTGGHIYPAIGIAQALRRLDATVDIVFIGGRDRLESKLIPQHGFRFMPISVAGFPRRLTLQWVPVLWKAFRGLLQSLHYMKELKPDIVIGTGGYVSGPVLLAGLLCRIPVAIQEQNASVGLTNGVLARWAKMAYLAMESVRNRNSFRHTESVQVTGNPIRPAIATFHKSEATYRKFGLLPERKTIFVMGGSQGAHAINDAIVAALPHLLEFADRLQIVHQTGAAEAQTIQAVYHDKLESHPEFRYCVQPFFDTIEEIYSIADVMVCRAGGMTVAEVTACGIPAIFIPLPSQTGNDQVLNAHAVAEKGGAVVLEQGMFTVEALVQNLVNIGLDENTHERMVAASRALGKPYASDHIARSILSFT, from the coding sequence ATGACAGATTCTAAATTTTACGATACAAATTTATCAGACGCAAATAGTCTTTATCAAACAACTGTTGAGGAATGGGCAACAGAGAAAAAAGTCGTTATTGCTGGCGGTGGAACAGGCGGTCATATCTATCCTGCCATCGGAATTGCTCAGGCACTACGACGCTTGGATGCTACGGTGGATATTGTGTTCATCGGCGGTCGAGATCGCTTGGAGTCAAAGTTAATTCCACAGCACGGCTTCCGTTTCATGCCTATTTCTGTTGCCGGTTTTCCGCGACGCTTGACTTTACAATGGGTTCCAGTGCTCTGGAAAGCCTTTCGCGGTCTCCTCCAGTCGTTGCACTACATGAAAGAACTGAAGCCGGACATCGTTATAGGAACCGGCGGGTATGTCTCAGGTCCAGTGCTTTTAGCTGGCCTCCTGTGCCGAATTCCGGTAGCTATTCAAGAACAAAACGCTTCAGTCGGTTTAACAAACGGGGTCTTGGCACGCTGGGCAAAAATGGCATACCTTGCTATGGAGTCTGTTCGTAATAGGAACTCGTTCCGACACACCGAGAGTGTCCAAGTTACGGGAAACCCGATTCGTCCTGCAATCGCCACGTTCCATAAATCTGAAGCGACTTATCGGAAATTCGGATTGTTGCCGGAGCGGAAGACGATCTTTGTGATGGGTGGAAGTCAAGGCGCACACGCTATCAATGACGCAATCGTGGCTGCATTGCCGCATTTACTGGAATTTGCTGACCGACTCCAAATAGTGCATCAGACAGGCGCAGCTGAGGCACAAACTATTCAGGCTGTGTATCACGACAAACTTGAATCACATCCCGAATTTCGATATTGTGTCCAACCCTTCTTTGATACTATTGAGGAGATCTATAGCATAGCAGATGTTATGGTATGTAGGGCGGGTGGAATGACTGTCGCTGAAGTTACTGCTTGTGGCATTCCCGCAATTTTCATTCCTTTACCCTCGCAAACAGGGAATGACCAGGTATTGAATGCTCATGCTGTCGCAGAAAAGGGCGGTGCTGTTGTCCTTGAACAGGGCATGTTTACAGTAGAAGCCCTTGTTCAAAATCTTGTGAATATCGGACTTGATGAAAATACACATGAAAGAATGGTAGCTGCAAGTCGAGCACTCGGTAAACCATACGCCAGTGATCACATTGCCAGGTCTATTCTTTCGTTCACTTAG
- the ftsW gene encoding putative lipid II flippase FtsW, protein MALNFQRRDRNKQNSPANVKSGRNYWTNTRAYSVVEENQRRVMEETSASRPGRMDRGIIALTFCLIAIGVLMVYSSSHLLSSRHYDGYSYRYLQIHIIACAIGLTGMFVASYLPYRFYAKHANLFLILSFVGLLLVFVPSLGASVQGAEGGRFNRWIRIGNLPINFQPVEFAKIALVIHVAHFISRDPERAKSFFNGVLPNILIVGAAFGLVASQPDFGSAFLLAVTVCIVLFIGGIRILHALALAGAGVGLLSLLIIRDPYRLKRFLDYFAMLKSPDAANYQLTRSLDALEGGGFLGAGIDSSLQKISRLPYPHTDFIFAVLGEEFGFIGAVTVTILFMLFIWRGLHIARRTNDLFASLLATGLTVLIGLQAFINIGVVTGLLPTKGITLPFVSYGGSSIVLSLVGVGILLNISRTTNPARD, encoded by the coding sequence ATGGCACTCAATTTCCAAAGACGAGACCGCAATAAGCAGAACTCCCCGGCTAATGTAAAGTCCGGACGCAATTATTGGACGAACACACGCGCTTATAGTGTTGTCGAAGAAAACCAGAGACGGGTGATGGAAGAAACCTCTGCGTCAAGACCTGGACGAATGGATCGAGGCATAATTGCCCTGACTTTCTGCCTCATTGCCATAGGTGTTTTGATGGTCTACAGTTCGAGCCATCTTCTCTCTTCAAGACACTATGACGGCTATAGTTACCGGTACTTGCAGATACACATTATTGCTTGTGCGATTGGTTTAACAGGGATGTTTGTGGCTTCCTATTTACCCTATAGATTTTATGCGAAGCATGCCAATCTTTTTTTGATCCTCTCTTTTGTAGGCTTACTCCTGGTCTTTGTACCGAGTTTGGGCGCAAGTGTGCAAGGGGCAGAGGGTGGGAGGTTTAACCGTTGGATTCGTATAGGGAACTTACCTATTAATTTTCAGCCTGTTGAATTTGCAAAAATAGCATTGGTCATCCATGTAGCGCATTTTATAAGCAGAGATCCAGAGCGCGCCAAGAGTTTCTTTAATGGTGTATTGCCGAATATATTGATTGTTGGTGCCGCTTTCGGATTGGTCGCAAGTCAACCTGATTTTGGTTCTGCTTTCTTATTAGCAGTGACGGTTTGTATCGTCCTTTTTATTGGAGGCATCCGAATTCTGCATGCCCTTGCACTTGCTGGCGCAGGCGTTGGACTCCTCAGCCTTCTCATAATTCGGGACCCTTATAGACTCAAGCGGTTCTTGGACTATTTTGCTATGTTGAAGTCGCCGGATGCAGCAAACTATCAGTTAACCCGATCCTTGGATGCACTTGAAGGTGGTGGATTTCTTGGCGCAGGAATTGACAGTAGTCTACAGAAAATATCGCGGCTCCCTTATCCGCATACAGATTTTATCTTCGCTGTGTTGGGCGAAGAATTCGGATTCATTGGTGCTGTGACAGTAACAATCCTTTTTATGTTGTTTATATGGCGTGGGTTACATATTGCCCGACGTACAAATGATCTCTTCGCGTCTCTGCTCGCTACCGGTCTTACGGTCCTAATCGGTTTACAGGCATTCATCAACATTGGTGTTGTGACAGGATTATTGCCAACAAAAGGCATTACATTGCCCTTTGTCAGCTACGGTGGCTCATCAATTGTCCTCAGTTTGGTTGGGGTCGGTATACTTTTGAATATCTCGCGAACCACCAATCCAGCAAGGGATTAA
- the murD gene encoding UDP-N-acetylmuramoyl-L-alanine--D-glutamate ligase has protein sequence MRLQGKHVTVFGLNRSGVAAAKLLHARGAAVTLTDTRTSEVLSAEIAELNALSEPGDIQKYLGGHPTECIVDADFIVVSPGVPLNIPILCEARAWKIPILAELEIAARVCPAPIVAITGTKGKSTTTLLTAAMLKERDRFTKVCVAGNIGVPLAAEVQNLTDRDIVVVEASSFQLESTVAFHPVVSVVLNFSRDHLDRHGTMSAYREAKQKISENQTSDDWMVLNGSDASVKGFAASTAARVVYFTDEVVREHSLFSGTFKNGLGLFAQDDGVREKICDVGDIPLPGAHNLQNILAAAAVARIFGVTGTQIQAALQNFDRSHPALAHAFEPVGTLNDIEFINDSKATNVASVKAALESIQGHRVILIMGGYDKGNDYTPLSEIVQNRVKAAVMLGEYTQQIEKTLANTTDIVKAKTMAEAVRIAYRHATAGDVVLLSPANASFDMYTDYKARGIAFKEAVQALQRLIN, from the coding sequence ATGAGGTTACAGGGGAAACATGTTACGGTTTTTGGCTTAAATCGGAGTGGTGTTGCCGCTGCAAAGTTGTTGCATGCACGAGGTGCGGCTGTCACACTTACAGATACGCGTACATCCGAAGTGTTGTCAGCGGAAATTGCTGAACTCAATGCGCTTTCTGAACCAGGCGATATCCAAAAATATCTTGGGGGGCATCCTACAGAGTGCATCGTTGATGCTGATTTCATTGTTGTTTCACCAGGGGTGCCGCTGAATATTCCAATTCTGTGTGAGGCACGGGCGTGGAAAATTCCCATTCTCGCCGAATTAGAAATTGCTGCGAGGGTATGTCCAGCACCGATTGTGGCTATTACCGGAACGAAGGGCAAATCCACCACGACCTTGCTCACAGCAGCGATGTTAAAAGAGAGGGATCGGTTCACCAAGGTCTGTGTCGCAGGAAACATTGGTGTTCCCCTCGCAGCAGAGGTTCAGAACCTAACGGATCGAGACATAGTCGTTGTTGAGGCGAGTAGCTTTCAGTTGGAAAGTACTGTCGCTTTCCATCCAGTGGTAAGTGTTGTGCTTAATTTTTCGCGCGATCATTTGGATAGACATGGAACGATGTCTGCCTATCGCGAGGCGAAACAAAAGATTTCCGAGAACCAGACTTCTGATGACTGGATGGTTCTCAACGGTTCGGATGCCTCTGTCAAGGGTTTCGCTGCATCTACGGCAGCAAGAGTTGTCTATTTTACAGATGAGGTTGTGAGGGAACACTCCTTGTTTTCGGGAACGTTTAAGAACGGTTTAGGACTTTTTGCACAGGACGATGGTGTGCGAGAGAAGATTTGTGATGTAGGGGATATTCCGCTTCCAGGGGCACACAACTTACAGAATATACTCGCAGCAGCGGCAGTCGCACGAATTTTCGGCGTTACAGGAACGCAGATTCAAGCCGCACTCCAAAATTTTGACAGATCGCACCCGGCTTTGGCACACGCTTTTGAACCGGTAGGGACCTTAAATGATATTGAATTCATAAACGATTCAAAAGCGACAAACGTAGCGTCAGTCAAAGCGGCACTTGAATCGATACAGGGGCATCGAGTTATCCTGATAATGGGCGGTTATGATAAGGGAAACGACTATACCCCCCTATCTGAAATCGTTCAGAACCGTGTTAAAGCCGCTGTTATGCTCGGAGAATACACGCAACAGATTGAAAAAACGCTCGCCAATACAACAGACATTGTGAAGGCAAAGACGATGGCGGAAGCGGTGCGGATCGCCTATAGGCACGCTACTGCTGGTGATGTTGTTCTCTTATCCCCTGCGAATGCCAGTTTTGATATGTACACTGACTATAAAGCACGCGGGATAGCCTTTAAGGAAGCAGTTCAGGCACTTCAACGCCTTATTAATTAG
- the mraY gene encoding phospho-N-acetylmuramoyl-pentapeptide-transferase, which produces MFYHLLYENLVEIFSPFNIFRYISFRAIYATATSLVIALVLGPFMIQRLKQLRIGEHIQEEVANAQKSTENQNKAGVPTMGGVLIIVSVLISVVFWSRLDQPYIYLMILTTLWFGGLGFLDDYNKLVKQQSLGLRGWHKIGLQIVGALAIAVYLYQWGGAHGGDVVTRSSLSLPFFKELQPDLGIFFIPFATLVIVGASNAVNLTDGMDGLAIGCTLFVAGTLGIVGYMTSHSEIAAYLNIFHLPVSGEVTAIFCTALVGAGLGFLWYNGHPAQVFMGDTGSLALGATLGTVAVLIKQEFLLLIVGAIFVAETLSVIIQVWSFRTFGKRVFKMSPIHYHFLLSGWKESKVVIRFWIVGFILVLIALSTLKLR; this is translated from the coding sequence ATGTTTTACCATCTCCTATACGAAAACCTCGTTGAAATCTTTTCACCATTCAACATTTTTCGTTATATCAGCTTCCGAGCAATTTATGCAACAGCAACCTCCCTCGTCATCGCTCTTGTTTTGGGACCTTTTATGATACAGAGGTTGAAGCAGCTACGCATCGGAGAACATATTCAGGAGGAGGTAGCTAACGCCCAAAAAAGTACTGAAAATCAAAACAAAGCCGGCGTGCCAACTATGGGAGGCGTGCTCATCATCGTCTCTGTGCTGATATCGGTTGTCTTCTGGTCGCGGTTAGACCAGCCTTATATCTACTTGATGATATTGACAACGCTTTGGTTTGGTGGCCTCGGGTTTCTTGATGATTATAACAAACTCGTGAAACAGCAGTCCTTAGGACTTCGTGGATGGCATAAAATTGGACTTCAGATCGTAGGTGCTTTGGCGATTGCAGTGTATCTTTACCAATGGGGGGGTGCCCACGGTGGGGATGTTGTGACACGTTCTTCGCTGAGTTTGCCATTTTTCAAAGAACTACAGCCCGATTTAGGGATATTCTTTATTCCTTTTGCCACATTGGTGATCGTCGGGGCATCCAACGCTGTCAATTTGACAGATGGGATGGATGGGTTGGCGATTGGGTGCACCCTCTTTGTTGCCGGTACGCTCGGTATAGTTGGGTATATGACCAGTCACAGCGAGATTGCCGCGTATCTGAACATCTTTCATCTTCCTGTTAGCGGAGAGGTTACCGCAATTTTCTGTACAGCGTTAGTCGGAGCAGGCTTGGGATTTTTATGGTATAACGGTCATCCGGCACAAGTCTTTATGGGAGATACTGGGTCACTGGCACTCGGTGCTACCCTTGGAACCGTTGCGGTGCTTATAAAGCAGGAATTTCTGCTCCTGATCGTCGGTGCTATTTTCGTCGCAGAGACACTATCGGTTATTATTCAGGTCTGGTCGTTCCGTACATTTGGCAAGCGTGTGTTTAAGATGTCACCGATTCACTACCACTTCCTACTTTCGGGATGGAAAGAATCTAAAGTCGTTATCCGATTCTGGATTGTCGGGTTTATATTGGTCTTGATAGCTTTAAGTACCTTGAAGCTCCGGTGA
- a CDS encoding D-alanine--D-alanine ligase, translating to MSKHNIALIFGGCTPEHEVSIVTAHQVYLALKENHHVIPIYVTKNGEWLTGNALRDLSSFTDGTLPHPSDFDKITIEFYPEPKFVITSKHWLGKNVQKRTLLPVDVVFPSIHGMHGEDGTLQGLLELMNLPYVGAGVVGSAVGMDKIMMKAILGENTLPVLPYLYWTRHDWDTRRDEVLKEVDATLSYPLFVKPAMSGSSIGVSQVKNQTELCAAAEVAGQYSRRILVEKAVERPLEINCAVMGLDEPTPSVCEQPVSQTNFLSFDDKYIHQEGENAGMAGAERKIPAPISEELTSHIQGLAVRTFRVLDCAGVARVDFLVDAEYNVYVNEINTIPGSYSYYLWTHQDIAFPKLVSELVDLAFKAHAEKNALNYTYTTNLLSQAGASLAKLKNGEKLGGTA from the coding sequence ATGTCAAAACATAATATAGCCCTCATATTTGGTGGATGTACGCCTGAACACGAAGTCTCAATCGTAACCGCACATCAGGTTTACCTCGCTTTAAAAGAAAATCATCATGTCATCCCAATTTACGTCACGAAAAATGGAGAATGGTTAACTGGCAACGCATTACGCGATTTATCCAGTTTTACTGATGGAACACTCCCACATCCTTCCGATTTTGACAAAATTACTATCGAATTTTATCCTGAGCCAAAATTTGTTATTACCAGCAAACACTGGCTCGGCAAGAACGTTCAGAAAAGGACACTTCTTCCTGTAGATGTTGTTTTTCCGTCGATACACGGCATGCATGGGGAGGATGGGACGCTCCAAGGGTTGCTCGAGCTTATGAACCTACCTTATGTCGGCGCGGGTGTTGTCGGTTCTGCTGTGGGTATGGATAAGATTATGATGAAGGCGATTCTTGGTGAGAACACGCTTCCAGTACTTCCATATTTGTATTGGACGCGTCACGACTGGGATACGCGACGCGATGAGGTTCTCAAAGAGGTAGATGCAACGCTATCCTATCCGCTCTTTGTCAAGCCTGCAATGAGCGGCTCAAGCATTGGAGTCAGCCAGGTCAAAAATCAAACTGAACTCTGTGCTGCTGCTGAGGTGGCGGGACAGTACTCTCGTAGGATACTCGTTGAAAAAGCTGTTGAGAGACCTCTTGAGATCAATTGTGCTGTCATGGGACTTGATGAACCGACACCATCTGTTTGCGAGCAACCTGTCTCACAAACTAATTTTCTCAGTTTTGATGACAAGTATATTCATCAGGAGGGCGAAAATGCAGGAATGGCAGGTGCTGAGCGCAAAATTCCTGCACCCATTTCCGAAGAACTAACGTCACATATACAAGGTCTTGCTGTCCGCACTTTTCGGGTCTTGGATTGCGCAGGTGTAGCACGTGTCGATTTTCTCGTGGATGCAGAATATAACGTCTATGTGAATGAGATCAACACTATTCCGGGTTCATATAGCTACTATCTGTGGACCCACCAAGATATTGCATTTCCGAAGTTGGTGTCGGAACTTGTTGATTTGGCATTTAAGGCACACGCAGAGAAGAATGCATTAAACTATACTTATACGACGAACCTCCTAAGCCAAGCTGGCGCGAGTCTCGCGAAATTAAAAAACGGGGAGAAACTTGGGGGCACGGCGTAA
- a CDS encoding UDP-N-acetylmuramoyl-tripeptide--D-alanyl-D-alanine ligase, with the protein METINTTLFYFVILTCVARAIIRTARGLHILQLDGYKTGRYLKWMGQHLKNCFEIREILIVGGLLILTGVISALYPQYHSTWFFPGVCIAWSGFQIYMLTRRENVAAKKPLVYTARAKRVFGLSIVLLIGLAVVIVLTIKESPWRVAAFLFSEVSVVNLTFANLLIYPLERTINEAYLFSARKRIKAFNPKVIGITGSYGKTSTKYILHRILSEKFNTLMTPDSYNTPMGICKVIRGQLAPEHEVFVVEMGAYKRGDIRELCNLASPQIGILTAVGPQHLERFKSVENIAKTKYELIESLPSGGLAVFNCDNEICAKLANKREEGGNPVSRYATEPSKVEVSEHPQLTATNIRHTNDGLAFTVHASVNTQKATEVEIRTQLLGRHNVSNILAAMVVAIACGMTLEEIRTAIAKVEPVPHRLQLASGAGGITIIDDSFNANPVGAKAALEVLSEIGKGKKVLVTPGMVELGEMEYEKNKKLGEHAADVCDLVILVGPMRTVPILDGLKASAYPSQQIIVALNLEEVKKHLATRVQPGDVVLFENDLPDNYNEERVIS; encoded by the coding sequence ATGGAAACAATAAATACCACGCTTTTCTACTTCGTAATATTAACTTGTGTCGCGAGAGCGATCATCAGAACAGCACGTGGACTTCATATACTTCAACTCGACGGTTATAAAACAGGTCGATACCTGAAGTGGATGGGGCAGCATCTGAAAAACTGCTTTGAGATCAGAGAGATTCTCATCGTCGGGGGCTTACTGATTCTTACCGGCGTTATATCTGCACTGTATCCACAGTATCACAGCACTTGGTTCTTCCCAGGCGTGTGTATCGCTTGGAGTGGATTCCAAATTTATATGCTCACACGCCGAGAGAACGTTGCGGCGAAAAAGCCTCTCGTTTATACAGCACGCGCGAAACGGGTGTTCGGACTATCAATCGTTCTCCTTATTGGTTTGGCGGTCGTGATTGTCCTCACAATAAAGGAGAGCCCTTGGCGCGTCGCAGCCTTCCTGTTTAGTGAGGTGAGCGTGGTCAATTTAACATTCGCGAACCTGCTTATCTATCCTTTGGAACGGACGATAAATGAGGCATATCTCTTTTCGGCAAGGAAACGGATTAAAGCGTTTAATCCCAAGGTTATTGGAATTACTGGAAGTTACGGCAAGACGAGTACAAAGTATATTTTGCATCGAATTTTGTCCGAAAAATTTAACACTTTAATGACTCCCGATAGTTACAACACGCCAATGGGTATCTGCAAAGTCATTCGCGGGCAACTTGCTCCTGAACACGAAGTATTTGTCGTCGAGATGGGTGCCTATAAGCGTGGCGACATCCGCGAGTTGTGCAATTTAGCCTCACCCCAAATTGGCATTCTCACAGCTGTCGGTCCCCAACACTTGGAGCGGTTTAAAAGCGTAGAGAATATAGCCAAGACAAAATATGAGTTGATTGAGTCGCTGCCATCCGGTGGCCTTGCAGTCTTCAATTGTGACAACGAGATCTGTGCTAAACTTGCTAATAAGCGGGAAGAGGGCGGCAATCCGGTGTCCCGCTATGCTACAGAGCCTTCCAAGGTTGAGGTTTCTGAACACCCGCAGCTAACTGCTACCAACATTCGACACACCAACGACGGACTCGCTTTTACGGTGCATGCATCAGTCAATACCCAGAAGGCTACCGAAGTAGAGATTCGCACGCAACTTTTAGGTAGGCATAACGTATCTAATATCCTTGCCGCAATGGTAGTTGCGATAGCGTGTGGAATGACCCTTGAAGAGATTCGCACAGCAATTGCAAAGGTTGAACCTGTACCACATCGTTTACAGTTGGCATCTGGTGCCGGGGGTATAACAATCATTGACGATAGTTTCAACGCCAATCCTGTCGGCGCGAAGGCAGCGCTTGAGGTGCTCTCTGAGATTGGAAAGGGAAAAAAGGTCTTGGTGACACCCGGTATGGTAGAACTCGGTGAGATGGAGTACGAGAAAAATAAGAAACTTGGTGAACACGCCGCCGATGTCTGTGATCTGGTCATTTTAGTCGGACCTATGAGGACTGTCCCAATTTTAGATGGCTTGAAGGCCTCCGCGTATCCGAGCCAACAAATCATTGTCGCACTCAACTTGGAAGAGGTCAAAAAACATTTAGCAACGCGAGTACAGCCGGGGGATGTCGTTCTTTTTGAGAATGATCTTCCTGACAACTACAATGAGGAAAGAGTCATCTCCTAA